Proteins found in one Limnothrix sp. FACHB-406 genomic segment:
- the dnaK gene encoding molecular chaperone DnaK translates to MGKVVGIDLGTTNSVVAVMEGGKPVVIANAEGMRTTPSVVGFNKDGEKVVGQLARRQTVLNPQNTFYGLKRFIGRKYDELSPSSKRVPYTIRRNEEGNVRVVCPKLQRDFPAEELSAMILRKLADEAERYLGQPVTGAVITVPAYFNDSQRQATRDAGRIAGLDVKRIINEPTAAALAYGLDRASSQTVLVFDLGGGTFDVSLLEVGDGVFEVKATSGDTQLGGNDFDRKIVDWLAEQFLETEGLDLRRDRQSLQRLTEAAEKAKIELSGVGATEINLPFITATEDGPKHLETRLTRSQFEGLCTDLIERIRAPLKRAFVDAGLRPSQIDEVVLVGGSTRIPFVQDVVRSLVGKEPSQNVNPDEVVAVGAAIQAGILGGEVKDILLLDVTPLSLGLETSGGVMKKLIPRNTTIPVRRSDMFSTSENNQTQVEIHILQGEREMAANNKSLGKFILKGLPPAPRGVPQVRVAFDIDANGILQVTALDMTTGREQSVIIQDASTLNETEVQKAIEEAQQFADQDRSQRDRVEKRNRAEALTFQAERQLREATLDFGMQFVEVHRRAIEKTVKALREAIAASDDIEIDRTQADLQDAIYNLNRDVRDRYAEEDDDNFFGSIRRTFQDGRDAVLGGGDRYDRDYNYGRNDYGRNDYGRSNYGRGGDLGRGGDPGRGDRGWNEPNGQGDRRREPSRPASRDPYDLGYGGGYGGPSDRPSRPTPRDGSGRSGDRREARNNNLGGSNQPRDRRSTYNDNWDDEDDWF, encoded by the coding sequence ATGGGAAAAGTCGTTGGCATCGATCTCGGTACGACCAACTCCGTCGTGGCCGTCATGGAAGGCGGGAAACCCGTCGTCATTGCCAATGCCGAAGGGATGAGAACCACCCCATCCGTCGTTGGGTTCAACAAAGATGGCGAAAAGGTGGTGGGGCAACTGGCTCGCCGCCAAACGGTGTTGAATCCGCAAAACACTTTTTATGGTCTGAAGCGGTTCATTGGCCGCAAATACGATGAGCTATCGCCTTCTTCAAAGCGCGTGCCCTACACGATTCGGCGCAATGAGGAGGGGAATGTGCGGGTGGTGTGCCCCAAGTTGCAGCGCGACTTTCCGGCGGAAGAACTGTCAGCGATGATTTTGCGGAAGCTGGCCGACGAAGCCGAGCGCTATTTGGGCCAGCCCGTGACCGGCGCGGTGATTACGGTTCCGGCCTATTTCAACGATTCCCAGCGGCAGGCCACGCGCGATGCGGGACGGATTGCCGGGCTGGATGTGAAGCGGATTATTAATGAACCGACGGCGGCGGCGCTGGCCTACGGTCTCGATCGCGCCAGTAGCCAAACGGTGTTGGTGTTTGACCTGGGGGGCGGCACGTTTGATGTGTCCCTGCTGGAAGTGGGCGATGGGGTCTTTGAGGTGAAGGCCACCAGCGGCGATACACAGTTGGGCGGGAATGATTTCGATCGCAAAATTGTCGATTGGCTGGCGGAGCAGTTCCTAGAAACCGAGGGGCTGGATCTGCGGCGCGATCGCCAATCCTTGCAGCGACTAACGGAAGCGGCGGAAAAGGCCAAAATCGAGCTATCCGGCGTGGGCGCGACGGAAATTAATTTGCCCTTCATCACCGCCACGGAGGATGGGCCGAAGCATTTGGAAACGCGCCTGACCCGATCGCAGTTTGAAGGCCTTTGCACGGACTTGATCGAACGAATCCGCGCGCCCCTGAAGCGGGCCTTTGTGGATGCGGGCTTGCGGCCGTCCCAAATCGATGAAGTGGTGTTGGTAGGCGGCTCCACGCGGATTCCCTTTGTGCAGGACGTGGTGCGATCGCTCGTGGGCAAGGAACCGAGCCAAAACGTCAACCCCGATGAGGTGGTGGCCGTGGGCGCGGCGATCCAGGCGGGGATCCTGGGCGGCGAGGTCAAAGATATTTTGCTGCTGGACGTGACTCCCCTGTCCTTGGGTCTGGAAACCTCCGGCGGCGTGATGAAAAAGCTGATTCCCCGTAACACGACGATTCCCGTGCGGCGATCGGACATGTTTTCCACCAGCGAAAACAACCAAACCCAGGTTGAAATCCATATCCTGCAAGGGGAGCGGGAAATGGCGGCCAACAACAAATCCCTGGGGAAATTTATCCTCAAGGGCTTGCCGCCCGCGCCGCGCGGTGTGCCCCAAGTGCGGGTGGCCTTTGACATCGATGCGAACGGCATTTTGCAGGTGACGGCGCTGGATATGACCACGGGCCGCGAGCAAAGTGTGATTATCCAGGATGCTTCGACCCTGAACGAGACGGAGGTGCAAAAGGCGATCGAGGAGGCCCAGCAGTTCGCCGACCAGGATCGATCGCAGCGCGATCGGGTGGAAAAACGCAACCGGGCCGAAGCCCTCACCTTCCAAGCGGAGCGGCAACTGCGGGAGGCGACCCTCGATTTTGGGATGCAGTTTGTGGAGGTGCATCGGCGGGCGATCGAGAAAACCGTCAAGGCCCTGCGCGAGGCGATCGCCGCCAGCGACGACATCGAGATCGATCGCACCCAGGCTGACTTGCAAGACGCGATCTACAACCTGAATCGGGACGTGCGCGATCGCTATGCCGAGGAAGATGACGACAACTTCTTTGGTTCCATTCGGCGCACCTTCCAGGATGGACGCGACGCGGTGTTGGGTGGCGGCGATCGCTATGATCGGGACTACAACTACGGTCGGAATGATTACGGTCGCAACGACTATGGCCGCAGCAATTACGGCCGGGGCGGCGACCTGGGCCGAGGCGGCGACCCGGGCCGAGGCGATCGCGGGTGGAATGAACCCAACGGCCAGGGCGATCGCCGCCGGGAACCCAGCCGCCCGGCATCGCGCGATCCCTACGATTTGGGCTATGGCGGCGGCTATGGCGGCCCCAGCGATCGCCCCAGCCGGCCCACCCCCCGAGATGGGTCAGGGCGATCGGGCGATCGACGGGAAGCCCGCAACAACAACCTTGGCGGTAGCAACCAACCGCGAGATCGGAGATCGACCTACAACGACAATTGGGACGATGAGGACGACTGGTTCTAA
- the bchL gene encoding ferredoxin:protochlorophyllide reductase (ATP-dependent) iron-sulfur ATP-binding protein, producing MKLAVYGKGGIGKSTTSCNISVALARRGKKVLQIGCDPKHDSTFTLTGYLIPTIIDTLQAKSYHYEDVWPDDVIHKGYGGVHCVEAGGPPAGAGCGGYVVGETVKLLRELNAFDEYDVILFDVLGDVVCGGFAAPLNYADYCVIVTDNGFDALFAANRIAASVREKARTHKLRLAGLIGNRTSKRDLIDKYVSAVPMPVLEILPLIEDIRVSRVKGKTLFEMAESDPSLLPVCDYYLNIADQLLAMPEGVVPDGSPDRELFSMLSDFYLNPQEPKTTEPEPELMMV from the coding sequence GTGAAACTCGCTGTCTATGGCAAAGGTGGCATCGGCAAATCCACCACCAGTTGCAACATCTCCGTTGCCCTCGCCCGTCGTGGCAAAAAAGTGCTGCAAATTGGCTGCGATCCGAAGCACGACAGCACCTTCACGCTCACGGGCTATCTGATCCCCACGATCATCGACACCCTGCAAGCCAAGAGCTATCACTACGAAGACGTTTGGCCCGATGACGTGATCCACAAGGGTTATGGCGGTGTGCATTGCGTGGAAGCGGGTGGGCCGCCAGCCGGTGCAGGCTGCGGGGGCTACGTGGTGGGCGAAACGGTGAAGCTGCTGCGGGAGCTGAACGCCTTTGATGAGTACGACGTGATTTTGTTTGACGTGCTGGGCGATGTGGTTTGCGGTGGCTTTGCGGCTCCCTTGAACTATGCGGACTACTGCGTGATCGTCACGGACAACGGCTTTGATGCGCTGTTTGCGGCCAATCGGATTGCGGCTTCGGTGCGCGAAAAGGCGCGGACGCACAAGCTGCGGCTGGCGGGCTTGATTGGCAACCGGACTTCCAAGCGGGATCTGATTGATAAATATGTCAGCGCCGTGCCGATGCCGGTGCTGGAAATTTTGCCGCTGATTGAAGATATTCGCGTGTCGCGGGTGAAGGGCAAAACGCTGTTTGAGATGGCGGAGTCTGACCCGTCGTTGCTGCCGGTTTGTGACTATTACCTGAACATTGCCGATCAACTGTTGGCGATGCCGGAAGGCGTGGTTCCCGATGGATCGCCCGATCGGGAGTTGTTCTCGATGCTGTCGGACTTCTATCTGAATCCGCAAGAACCGAAGACAACGGAACCCGAACCCGAATTGATGATGGTGTAA
- a CDS encoding DUF5331 domain-containing protein, with translation MNVEQLRRSLRQKWLDYYRDNRSWLARMAIWTESELGHRRPLSSFLLATATVLEPRVTELMPLLVDLSSDPDRVIEALGLDFDPDRELELAAKAAARERRNRPAILLPASDPAPIEFAQPPIEQLEETDCNGRTRDAELIPIWERSTF, from the coding sequence ATGAACGTTGAACAGTTGCGCCGATCGCTCCGTCAAAAGTGGCTGGACTATTACCGCGATAACCGTTCCTGGTTAGCCCGCATGGCCATTTGGACAGAAAGCGAGTTGGGCCACCGCCGCCCCCTGTCGAGTTTTTTGTTGGCGACGGCGACGGTGCTGGAACCACGAGTGACGGAGTTGATGCCGCTGTTGGTGGATCTCAGCAGCGATCCCGATCGGGTGATCGAAGCGCTGGGGCTGGACTTTGACCCCGATCGGGAATTGGAGCTAGCCGCCAAGGCCGCCGCCCGCGAACGCCGCAACCGTCCCGCCATCCTGTTACCCGCCAGCGATCCTGCGCCGATCGAGTTTGCCCAACCCCCGATCGAACAGCTTGAGGAAACCGACTGCAATGGCCGCACCCGCGATGCTGAGCTGATTCCCATTTGGGAGCGATCGACCTTTTAA
- a CDS encoding ferredoxin:protochlorophyllide reductase (ATP-dependent) subunit N, whose amino-acid sequence MTATIEPNTPALQFDCETGNYHTFCPISCVAWLYQKIEDSFFLVIGTKTCGYFLQNAMGVMIFAEPRYAMAELEEGDISAQLNDYAELKRLCEDIKRDRNPSVIVWIGTCTTEIIKMDLEGIAPKLEAEIGIPIVVARANGLDYAFTQGEDTVLAAMVQRCPDATQQTPAAADDRNAIQKLLNFGKKKEEIQEDEAGYVNHQPLVLFGSVPDPVVTQLTLELKRQGIKLAGWLPAKRYTELPALAEGYYASGVNPFLSRTATAFMRRRKCKLIGAPFPIGPDGTRAWIEKICAVLGIEPQGLAEREAQIWQSVEDYVQLIRGKSIFFMGDNLLEVSMARFLIRCGATVPEIGIPYMDKRYQGAELDLLTKTCQEMGVELPRIVEKPDNYNQIQRIYDLQPDLVITGMAHANPLEARGINTKWSVEFTFAQIHGFGSTRDILELVTRPLRRNGALKELGWDKLVRETTSV is encoded by the coding sequence ATGACCGCCACGATCGAACCCAACACCCCCGCCCTCCAATTCGACTGCGAAACGGGCAATTATCACACTTTTTGCCCGATCAGTTGCGTCGCTTGGCTGTATCAAAAAATCGAAGATAGTTTCTTCTTAGTGATTGGCACGAAAACTTGTGGCTATTTCTTGCAAAATGCCATGGGTGTGATGATTTTTGCCGAGCCACGCTATGCCATGGCGGAACTCGAAGAAGGGGATATTTCCGCTCAGTTGAATGATTATGCAGAACTGAAGCGACTCTGTGAAGATATCAAGCGCGATCGCAACCCGTCGGTGATTGTTTGGATTGGCACTTGCACCACCGAAATCATCAAGATGGATCTGGAAGGAATCGCTCCCAAACTGGAAGCAGAAATCGGCATCCCGATCGTGGTGGCCCGCGCCAATGGGCTGGATTATGCCTTTACCCAAGGGGAAGATACGGTGCTGGCAGCCATGGTGCAGCGCTGTCCCGATGCCACCCAACAAACGCCCGCCGCCGCAGACGATCGCAACGCCATTCAAAAGTTGCTGAACTTTGGCAAAAAGAAAGAAGAAATCCAGGAAGACGAAGCGGGCTATGTGAACCATCAACCGCTGGTGTTGTTTGGCTCAGTGCCTGACCCGGTCGTCACGCAATTGACCCTCGAACTGAAGCGCCAAGGGATTAAATTAGCCGGCTGGTTGCCCGCCAAACGCTACACAGAATTGCCCGCTTTGGCCGAAGGCTACTACGCATCCGGGGTGAATCCATTCCTCTCGCGCACGGCCACGGCCTTCATGCGGCGGCGCAAGTGCAAATTGATTGGTGCACCCTTTCCGATCGGGCCCGATGGCACTCGCGCTTGGATCGAAAAAATCTGTGCTGTGTTGGGCATTGAACCCCAAGGACTGGCCGAGCGGGAAGCACAAATTTGGCAGAGCGTGGAAGACTACGTGCAACTAATTCGCGGCAAGTCGATTTTCTTCATGGGTGACAATTTGCTCGAAGTTTCCATGGCGCGGTTCCTGATTCGTTGTGGAGCAACCGTGCCGGAAATTGGCATTCCCTACATGGACAAGCGCTACCAAGGAGCCGAGCTGGATTTGTTAACCAAAACCTGTCAGGAAATGGGGGTGGAATTGCCCCGAATTGTTGAAAAGCCGGACAACTACAATCAAATTCAGCGCATCTATGATTTGCAGCCGGATTTGGTGATTACCGGCATGGCCCACGCCAATCCCTTGGAAGCACGCGGCATTAATACCAAGTGGTCGGTGGAGTTTACCTTTGCCCAAATTCACGGCTTCGGCAGCACTCGCGACATTTTGGAATTGGTGACGCGCCCCTTGCGTCGTAACGGCGCACTGAAGGAGTTGGGTTGGGACAAATTAGTCCGGGAAACCACCTCCGTGTAA